AGCTCTTTGTGATTGTTGTCTATAGGTTTCCAAACTATTAATTACACCCTTTGTTTTGTTTTAGAATCTTAAAAAATGATATCAGAACTCTTTTAACTTTAAACTTCTCATTTTACGACATGGATATGTTTCTGTAGTAGTAGAGAAATGTCATGCCAAAGAATCTTACTTTCTTTCTCAAACTCTTTGCCTAATTGAAGACTATTATATAAAGTGAAGTTGAGGGAGTTTCATTTAGTTCAAACATGGAAGATTTCGAAGTATTCGATAATTGAAGTTGGATCCAGTGAATTTGTAACATTGTGTGGTTGATATGTGAAAAACTGAATCAGATCATGCTCAGCCATATCTCTGACTTatgagagaaagagaaagagcgAGATGCTTAATGATGTTCACTTCTTCAATTGTTCATTTCCTAATACAACACAGCTATAAGGTCTCTTATGATGAGTTCCCATTAGATTTTAGTCTTTTTGACTCTGAAGGTATAGGGGTATGGTTGCTTCTATGTTTCCGTTCGCATGACCATTTTctgctcaaacttactttttGCTTGTATATGCATGTCCCACCAATCTAATGAAAACTCTTGGAAGTTGTTCAGTATGTTCATGATATACATGATATATTATGTGACTTTTTTGAAACCCGTGTTATGCAAGTTCTAgagtatttaattaaatttttcccGTGTTGCAATAGGATCTTATATGTTGCACTTATCCTCTATGAAATTGTTTCTCCTCTATTTTATTACTATGTGACGGTAAACTGCAtgttaatctattttttttaaattttttgctgcAGTGCTGCTGTGAACTCGGAGACACGTGAGGAAGTAGCTATTAAGAAGATTGGGAATGCATTTGATAATGTAATAGATGCCAAGAGGACATTAAGAGAGATAAAGCTTCTCAGTCACATGGATCATGAGAATGTGAGTATTGTACCTTTCCAAAAATCTGAATATTGCACCCGTGCCtctttgaccaatttatcttcAAATGTCTTTGCCTTGTTTATTCACTAAAAAGTTGACATCTATCACTACTTCCCTCTTGTCCTTTTATATGTGGTTTTTCCCTTGTTTTTTGCTGTAAGTAATATACACGgaaatttgattttgtttatcTCTGTATTGGGTGTTTTGAGGTGTATGCTATATCTCTAGAATAGGCTGAAGAAAAGGATGCAGGCTAGGAGGGGCAATGTGAAAAGAACTTAGGGCCTCTAAAGACACTATCTTGTTTTCAGTGGTTCTGATGTCAGTAAGCATTGGTATCGCCAGTTATATTCATACTTTCATGTATAATGTTGggggaaaagagaaaagaaagaaacaagaaCGGAATGAATATTACTGTCACCTCTCCCTCTCCCTCTCCATTTCCATCTCCTTCTCCATCTCCTGCCTTCAGTTGGAAAATAGAGGCGTAGAAACAAAAGGGAAGTTTGCATAAGTATATAATTTTAGTGTTTGAAGAGTACAAGTTTGAAGTGAATACTTCTTTCAAAATTGACTGtttcattgtcaagttcaatcCATTTGTAAGGTTAAGATGatctattgtttttttattcataaGATTTACCACTTGAAAAATGGGAAGCATGTgcatttatcataatttttattgttgtttatctCTGAGTACTGTTCTTGTACTCCTGGAATATTTAGCATTTTAAGATCTTGTGAAAGGTGATGCAGAATCCCACTTACATGCAACTTTTTCCAAATATGCAGGTGATTGCAATTAAAGATGTTATACGGCCTcctcaaaagaaaaattttaatgatGTGTACATTGTTTATGAACTGATGGACACTGATCTTCATCAGATTATTCATTCCAACCAACAGCTGACTGATGAACACTGTCGAGTAAGCTACACTTCATGTTGTGTACTaatattccttaatttttttttaatctaaccAGCTAGCTGGATTTATTATTTGGAGATGTCGTTCTGAATTGAATCATAGTCATAGCGGTAAACACTTTTCAGGTGTCCAAACAaactattttatattatgaCTTCCCATCTTGCGCAGATTCTTAATATTTGTTTCTCTTCCAGGATGCATGTAAAGATTTAGAATAATGATTGATTGGTTCAGAATCACTAGAGATTTTTGGAAGAGATTCTTATGGCCTGTTTTGACCTTGCTACCTATCTTCGTTCTTCAGTACTGTTAGGAACAGTGTTTTGTTACCCTGAGTGATATATTCTGTATGAATTATCCTATCCCTCCAAGGTGCATTGCTCTTAAAAGAATTCCGGCTTACTATCGTCTCCTTTACTGGGTTATCTGGTGATCCACTGAATTGTATAAGGGCTTGAAAAGGGTTTGAAAGGTCATGGGCAGCTTCACCCATTGTTTTAAGGTTTTTGGTTCTATTCGTATTTAATTACCTGAAAACGATGCAAATTGTCCACATATTGTAAATCAGATATAAGAATTACGAATATATACAGacaaattttattgttgttttatattCCCATAATAATGTGCATTTGTTTGGAACTTATCTTCATTTTTATACAACATTATATGTGGTTGCCTTTTTTCATTTTGTAGCATTTTCTGTACCAAATACTGCGAGGACTTAAGTACATTCACTCTGCCAATATCTTGCATCGTGATTTAAAACCCAGCAATTTGCTTGTCAATGCAAAATGTGACCTAAAGATTGGAGATTTTGGGCTAGCAAGGACGACAACTGAGACAGATTTCATGATGGAATATTGTGTGACACGCTGGTACCGTGCACCAGAGTTGCTACTAAATTGTTCAGAATATACATCGGCAATTGATATTTGGTCAGTGGGTTGCATACTCGGTGAAATATTGACAAGACAACCCCTTTTTCCTGGAAGAGATTACGTACACCAGTTGAGACTTATCACTGAGGTATACTAGTAGTTAGCATTTGTAGTTTTTGAAGTCATGCATCATCCTAACAGATACCTTAGCTTTAGCAGGAGTATGTCGAACAATGATGGAATCTTTGAATAAGAAGAGCTCCATGTTTGATTTCTCCTTCTGATCTTTGTTTGTTTTTTGAACTTTGTGCACCTTTTCTATCTACTTATTCAGGATTTTCTGTTAATTTGCATGCATTGAGAAGTTCCTTTTTGCTTGGAGCTGATCCAGTTCAACTGACATGCTCTATTTGGTTTTTTCAATAGCTAATAGGCTCACCAGATGATGCCAGCCTTGGGTTTCTCCGGAGTAATAATGCCCGGAGATACGTTAGACAACTTCCAAGGTACCCAAGGCAACAATTTGCTGCCAGATTCCCAAATTCATCTCCCCGAGCTGTAGATTTGCTTGAAAAGATGCTCATCTTTGATCCAAGCAGGCGTATTACAGGTAAAGAATTTACAGTGGAGTTTTGAGTATTAAGGCTCATTTCCACACAAAATCTTTCTAAATTTACTGAAATGctaatgaaatttgaaaaagaagacTACAACAAGATTTTCTGGTTAATAGCCCTTTTCTGGATTATTGCAGCTGATGAAGCTCTCTGTCACCCATACTTAGCACCTCTTCATGAAATCAACGAAGAACCTGTTTGTCCGAGGCCTTTCAGTTTGGATTTTGAGCAGCCATCTCTCACTGAAGATAATATCAAGGAGCTCATCTGGAGGGAAGCTGCAAAATTTAATCCTGATCCAACTCATTGAAAGAGACGTGGTTATATGATGTATACAATAAGCGTTTGGTGACATAACTTCTCTAAAATAGTGTATTAGATTTGTAATGTTCCCCAGTGAAGATGACTGAATAAATATGGTGGAGCTATTTGGTTCAAGAAATTGTTAGTGGCTTAAGTCAGATACTTATTCTCTTGTTGTGTTTGGTTTATTGGTGTTGTATAAAGAACCTAAAGAGTAGTCTACAATCAATTGGTTCTAAATACTGACTCCTCCTTGATGCCAGATCTCTCTGGCTTATAGAACTGAACATTATACCTGTTCAAGTTGTTTGACATAACATGGAAAATTGTTCATGTGAGAATGGACAGTTAACGAATGAGTTTTGAAGTTGTATGTCTATTGCAGTGTTTTACATGTTGATATGTATCTCTGCTTGGTCTATGTCCATAATTTGCCTTCTTATTCATGTAGTTGCTGTAGCACTATACACTTTTTTTCGGGATAGAAGTCTTCTAGTCGTGTTAGAGATTCATGTGCTAGTAGAGAATATATCATGTGATGAGTTTAAATAGAGTGACACTGTCATTTCCTTATTACCACTCG
This DNA window, taken from Solanum lycopersicum chromosome 5, SLM_r2.1, encodes the following:
- the MAPK6 gene encoding mitogen-activated protein kinase 6 yields the protein MSLDSSSADHGGHSNIRGVPTHGGRYVQYNVHGSLFEVSRKYVPPIRPIGRGANGMVCAAVNSETREEVAIKKIGNAFDNVIDAKRTLREIKLLSHMDHENVIAIKDVIRPPQKKNFNDVYIVYELMDTDLHQIIHSNQQLTDEHCRHFLYQILRGLKYIHSANILHRDLKPSNLLVNAKCDLKIGDFGLARTTTETDFMMEYCVTRWYRAPELLLNCSEYTSAIDIWSVGCILGEILTRQPLFPGRDYVHQLRLITELIGSPDDASLGFLRSNNARRYVRQLPRYPRQQFAARFPNSSPRAVDLLEKMLIFDPSRRITADEALCHPYLAPLHEINEEPVCPRPFSLDFEQPSLTEDNIKELIWREAAKFNPDPTH